In Elaeis guineensis isolate ETL-2024a chromosome 1, EG11, whole genome shotgun sequence, a genomic segment contains:
- the LOC105060757 gene encoding zinc finger protein CONSTANS-LIKE 10 isoform X1 — protein MGLLCDFCGEQRSMVYCRSDAACLCLSCDRNVHSANALSRRHSRTLLCDRCITQPAIVRCMEENVSLCQNCDWNGHGGSASGHKRQTINCYSGCPSSADLSRIWSFILEFPPMADSNCEQGMGLMSINENSVSDFWGAPDNSSTRNIASAGKMNDLETANKLNPWIDSSSTSAGNPMLYSADQAAGSVDSTTHKLGFTGTKDLALSKDDFYEDLNMDDVDLNFENYEELFGASLSNAEQLFDDAGIDSFFELKEISAANSDCQGEFVTESSSAGQAKPMQATYSNAVSADSVMSNPGSKADPNLCFPARQARSSLSLSFSGLTGESSAGDYQDCGISSVLFMGEPPWCPTAPEGSSHTPASRDSAVMRYKEKKKTRKFEKKIRYASRKARADVRRRVKGRFVKAGEAYDYDPLCKTRSC, from the exons ATGGGTCTTCTTTGTGATTTCTGTGGGGAACAAAGATCTATGGTCTACTGCAGGTCTGATGCTGCTTGTTTATGCTTGTCATGCGACCGCAATGTTCATTCTGCGAATGCACTCTCTAGACGTCACTCGCGCACTCTGCTATGCGATAGATGCATTACACAACCAGCCATAGTTAGGTGCATGGAAGAAAATGTTTCACTTTGCCAAAACTGTGATTGGAATGGGCATGGTGGCTCAGCTTCAGGACATAAGAGGCAGACAATCAACTGCTACTCAGGCTGCCCATCTTCTGCTGACCTTTCGAGAATTTGGTCCTTTATTCTGGAGTTTCCTCCTATGGCAGATTCTAACTGCGAACAGGGTATGGGCTTGATGAGCATCAATGAGAACAGTGTCAGTGACTTCTGGGGAGCTCCAGACAACAGCAGTACCAGAAATATAGCCAGTGCAGGCAAGATGAATGATCTGGAAACTGCTAATAAGCTCAATCCGTGGATTGACTCATCTTCAACATCTGCAGGGAATCCTATGCTATACAGTGCAGATCAGGCAGCAGGTTCAGTGGATTCAACTACTCATAAG CTAGGGTTTACTGGGACAAAAGATCTTGCTCTTTCCAAAGATGACTTCTATGAAGATCTCAACATGGATGATGTCGACTTGAATTTTGAGAATTATGAAGAACTGTTTGGTGCATCTCTTAGCAATGCCGAGCAGCTGTTTGATGATGCTGGAATTGACAGTTTTTTTGAATTGAAGGAAATATCTGCTGCCAATTCTGATTGCCAGGGTGAATTTGTCACAGAG TCATCATCTGCTGGACAGGCCAAGCCTATGCAAGCAACATATAGCAATGCAGTATCTGCTGATTCTGTGATGTCAAATCCAGGAAGCAAAGCAGATCCTAACCTCTGTTTCCCAGCAAGGCAAGCTCGGTCCAGCCTATCTCTTTCCTTTTCTGGTTTGACTGGTGAGAGCAGTGCTGGAGATTATCAAGATTGTGGGATATCATCTGTGCTTTTTATGGGGGAGCCTCCTTGGTGCCCTACTGCTCCAGAGGGTTCCTCTCACACCCCAGCTAGCAGGGATAGTGCTGTGATGCGTtacaaggaaaaaaagaaaacaaggaa gtttgagaaaaaaattaggtATGCATCTCGCAAAGCTAGGGCAGATGTGAGGCGGCGAGTGAAGGGAAGGTTTGTGAAAGCAGGTGAAGCTTATGATTATGACCCCCTCTGCAAGACAAGAAGCTGTTAA
- the LOC105060757 gene encoding zinc finger protein CONSTANS-LIKE 10 isoform X2, giving the protein MGLLCDFCGEQRSMVYCRSDAACLCLSCDRNVHSANALSRRHSRTLLCDRCITQPAIVRCMEENVSLCQNCDWNGHGGSASGHKRQTINCYSGCPSSADLSRIWSFILEFPPMADSNCEQGMGLMSINENSVSDFWGAPDNSSTRNIASAGKMNDLETANKLNPWIDSSSTSAGNPMLYSADQAAGSVDSTTHKLGFTGTKDLALSKDDFYEDLNMDDVDLNFENYEELFGASLSNAEQLFDDAGIDSFFELKEISAANSDCQGEFVTEAKPMQATYSNAVSADSVMSNPGSKADPNLCFPARQARSSLSLSFSGLTGESSAGDYQDCGISSVLFMGEPPWCPTAPEGSSHTPASRDSAVMRYKEKKKTRKFEKKIRYASRKARADVRRRVKGRFVKAGEAYDYDPLCKTRSC; this is encoded by the exons ATGGGTCTTCTTTGTGATTTCTGTGGGGAACAAAGATCTATGGTCTACTGCAGGTCTGATGCTGCTTGTTTATGCTTGTCATGCGACCGCAATGTTCATTCTGCGAATGCACTCTCTAGACGTCACTCGCGCACTCTGCTATGCGATAGATGCATTACACAACCAGCCATAGTTAGGTGCATGGAAGAAAATGTTTCACTTTGCCAAAACTGTGATTGGAATGGGCATGGTGGCTCAGCTTCAGGACATAAGAGGCAGACAATCAACTGCTACTCAGGCTGCCCATCTTCTGCTGACCTTTCGAGAATTTGGTCCTTTATTCTGGAGTTTCCTCCTATGGCAGATTCTAACTGCGAACAGGGTATGGGCTTGATGAGCATCAATGAGAACAGTGTCAGTGACTTCTGGGGAGCTCCAGACAACAGCAGTACCAGAAATATAGCCAGTGCAGGCAAGATGAATGATCTGGAAACTGCTAATAAGCTCAATCCGTGGATTGACTCATCTTCAACATCTGCAGGGAATCCTATGCTATACAGTGCAGATCAGGCAGCAGGTTCAGTGGATTCAACTACTCATAAG CTAGGGTTTACTGGGACAAAAGATCTTGCTCTTTCCAAAGATGACTTCTATGAAGATCTCAACATGGATGATGTCGACTTGAATTTTGAGAATTATGAAGAACTGTTTGGTGCATCTCTTAGCAATGCCGAGCAGCTGTTTGATGATGCTGGAATTGACAGTTTTTTTGAATTGAAGGAAATATCTGCTGCCAATTCTGATTGCCAGGGTGAATTTGTCACAGAG GCCAAGCCTATGCAAGCAACATATAGCAATGCAGTATCTGCTGATTCTGTGATGTCAAATCCAGGAAGCAAAGCAGATCCTAACCTCTGTTTCCCAGCAAGGCAAGCTCGGTCCAGCCTATCTCTTTCCTTTTCTGGTTTGACTGGTGAGAGCAGTGCTGGAGATTATCAAGATTGTGGGATATCATCTGTGCTTTTTATGGGGGAGCCTCCTTGGTGCCCTACTGCTCCAGAGGGTTCCTCTCACACCCCAGCTAGCAGGGATAGTGCTGTGATGCGTtacaaggaaaaaaagaaaacaaggaa gtttgagaaaaaaattaggtATGCATCTCGCAAAGCTAGGGCAGATGTGAGGCGGCGAGTGAAGGGAAGGTTTGTGAAAGCAGGTGAAGCTTATGATTATGACCCCCTCTGCAAGACAAGAAGCTGTTAA